The genome window CAACGCGATTATGAATCGAGGCGAAACACCCGCGTACCAAATCCCATTTTCACAATTggtaattttttcatttaaaaaactattttctaTGATTattaacgaatttcgaattttatctggtttctttCTGCAATCTAAACTTACTCTGTATTGCATCGCTTAATTCGAACGATTTCGAAACAAATTAATCATCGTTACGAATCTACATATTTTACATTATTCccagaattaaattttaaatgtaaTCAACTAGATTAAAGTATCAGGCATGAGATTCTCGATGAATTGCATATAATATGTGAGCGAGATGATTTTTGCAGAAATCTCAATTTTATCACGCGTCATGTTTTGTAATGATGCGATATTCAGTATACGAACGTGTTAATATAGTCTGCAATTACGCTAAACACTCGGTTTGTcgcattgataattatacgggtcAATAATTATCtgaaataatttcaaaattaaactTAAATATCATTGGGAATTATGGCTTCCCTTCTGTAAGAATGATAAATAACTtccttttattaaataatatatactTTGGAAATTTTTGAGTAATAAAAAAACGATACATTGAacattgtatatacatataccttCGTTTCATAATTAATTTACTCCCTTTATATTTTCTCGACTTCTTGATTTCGAATTATAATTAATGTTTAATGACAAACAcattaacgaatattttttaaataaaaatatgcaaagtttaaatgtttttttaattttcaatttagaAAATACGATGTAACAAAAACTATACGTAAAACAGTTAATGCATACATACATACCTACGTTATATTCAAGTAACGAAAGTTGTGGGAACGAGACTTGCAGTCTTGTCCACACAGGAACTCTTGGGAGCGTCTTCATGATGCCGTGCGAACCCGCCGTAAGGCAGCACGCGCAGCGCACCATGGCGAGAGCGCGTCCTCCCGAAAATCGCAACTTCACTTGTTGTACGAAACTCATCGAGTAAGTACGTAGGAAAACTAGTGTGATTAGACAAAGACATAGACGCCTTgcgttgaaaataaatttccttGTTGTTATCGTTACATATAACGATGTATCTTCATTTATTTCACCTGATACATAAGAGTAAGAGTAGGCCTACTACTCGCATCGCAATACGTGCAAAAAAACGTGACCACGTGTTTCCAAAGGCAATTCCCACAACATACAGATTAGTGGCGACATCTATTAGCATTGTAGCAAACATATTCACATAATCGACAATACACAGATGTTCCAAATGACATGTGTACACGtaattagaaaaataaaattaagtttaaataatttatcattTAGAACACAAGATTAAAATGCTGTTTACACTAATCGTTAATATGCCAAAGGACAAAACGACCAAGCAAAAGTTATGAAACGTACAGATGTCCATAGAAGTAATAGGGAAACTAATATTATTAGTGAGTAATGTGCTATAAATAACctaaaatacaaaaaaattacATTCTATAACACTGAATGTTATTAGGTTCATTATTAATATTACTTTAAAAAGAAACGTACTTTATATATTTCTTGACTGCATCATCTACAGTTTCCATTGGATCATTTAGCAAGTACAAACGAATACCTCTTACATGATAATAGACGTAGTCCTGCCAGGTGAAACATGCTACATTAAATTTGAAGGTTTCTTGGTCAACAGAATTCAATTTTTCCCAAAGCTTCATAACAttttcatttctaaaatgccACTCACGTGTTGAGAAGTAATGTATCACGTTGCtaaatttatgtatttttttatatgCATGCAGCAGTCTAAAAAGTATATCACATAAGAGTATATTaatcattattattaatttgtagTATAATTGATACATTTCATTGATTGTAATTTGTTATATATGCATTATACTTCATATATAAAATACATACTGAGGTTTTTGACCCTTAAGGTATGCAAACATATCAACAATAGCTGCTGGTACTATGTGTAAGAAAAACCTACACAGTTGATACACAACAAAATATCGTGTCATTATGAACATGTAATACCAAAGAACTTTTACACTTGGTATTTCAAAACCATACTTTTCATTCCATTTCATAAATTCTTTCCAAGAAATTGGATTCTGACATGATGATACAGAATTATAAATAGGTATTCTTTCCTCGTCAGATATATTGGACTCATTTGATTTTATGGAAGATTTTCTACAGAGTAAAAGAGTTACCATTAGGATTAAGCTTTAGACATATTTACTTTAACTGTAATTTTGTCCAGCACTTTCCATTTCTCCTAATCTGtagtttatatttataataatagtagTATCATCATCTTTTTATTCTTTTCAGCAGAACAATATTAGTTCATGCTTGTATTATATATAATCAAAAGTAATTagacaaattagattttcagtctcAGTTTTAAAGTGATAATGCAATTAAAGATTTACCTGTTGGCAATATCCCAAGCTGCACAGATGACATTAGAGATTACACAATCTGCTGGTATAATATCTGCTATATTTTCTGCTACACAATATAGCGTATGCATCAAACCTAAACTACCTCCCATAACTACACCTGTTGCTCCATACAGATTATTTGTCCATCCTGAAAGTGGCTCTTCGCTCGTTGATATCATGATAGAAGGTCGAACAATACATACTGGGAGATTATCGCTGTACTTTAATACAATACTTTCTCCAAGTGCTTTAGAAAATACATATGTATTGGGCCATTTATCAAGTATActacaataatgaaaaatttataattaatcatTGTTATCTCTACAGTAACTTTCTTATTTgcagaattaatttttataccATTTTTAATTAATACTTACACTGGAGTAATTTTCTCCAGTTTATCATCATCCAGAACATCCAACAATGTTAATATCTTATCACCATCTGTGGGAACTTTGTAATGTATTTCATCGATAGATTTAAGCATACAATGTGAATATGCAGTTGACACGTGTACAAATGCCTGCAAAATGGTTTATAAATACACTTTATATAATTCTAattctaaataatattatttcaacTGTTAatagttatttatattttttatttaatatttaaaggtGTGAAACGTACCTTTAAGTTTGGCAATTCTTTTGCAAACAATAACATATATTTTGTACTTTTCACGTTGGTATTCATCGCCACGCGAAATGTTTCGTGAAATCGAACAGTTGCGGCAgcatgaaaaataatatttgtattcATCAGAATCTGTTTACTTTCCGGTGATAAACCAAAATCTTGTTGTGCCGCATCACCTTCTAACATTATCACTTTATTGAGAAAGTTTGGCTGTTCACGTCTCAATCTACTGAATTCCTGATTAGAATGACATATCAATTATTACTGTTCAACTATGTATATATATCATTACATCTATATTACATACaaatccattaaaattttctttaaatcgTTCTTGTGAAGTTTTTCCCTTTTTCGGCCTTACTATCATGTATATTGTCGCAACATCTGGACAGGATCTGCAAATAtgcataaaatgaaataaaatgataAGGGAGAACGATGAAATTAAGAATGGAAAGTCTCAATGCTAAAAATACTATAAGAATTTCATTACTTATTCACATGTTATTCGTGAAATTAATTGATTTGACATTTCTTAATTAATGGATCGATTTCATTTATGCTTGAACTATTCTTAAATTTACGATTTTGATATAGAACAAGAAATAAAAGTTTTCTCACTTTAAAAAAAGTACATTTTGAGTTCTTTTCCCCCTAGAATATGTGGTTAGAGTATTTGTACATTAATTCAACTGAATTGCAAGAATAACAGCATTAGTCTATAATTACCGGATGTACCTTTGGAACCGTTCATTGAACGGAAAACTGATACACATTGCAAATCATTGAAGGATATGACCCATTAAAAAACATTCGATAAATCAATATTACTGTGATATCAATAATAATACTTTGTATCATAGACAAATGGAAATGGACAAATTAACTAAAAGATTGATTACGAATTTTAAGAAAATGTTACGTCATATTTCAAACCGTCTCTATCTTATTTCATTAAGATATTAATTCTTATACATTCGTGTACGATATTAAATGGTTTGGAAAATCTTAATAAACATCGAATATATCAAAATCAGTAGAACTGTTCATATAcagttcgataaaaaaattactaaataataaaaaaatcagGTATATGTTATCGAAAGATTACCTTAATATTTTTTCGATAAGTAATTTACCCAGGAAACCTGTCCCGCCTGTTACCAAAACGTTGGTATAAGCAAAGAATTTGGCAATTTCGCTTTGTTGTTTCTTTAAGTTTGATGATTCAGACAAATCCAACATTTCATATAAATACGCATCACTTCCTTTAGTTGTCATCTCGATGATATAGCTGTTAAATACGTAACAGACGTAGTACAGTATAATAATTACTTAATATAAATCTGATGGACACATAATCATTTAAACACGCGCACTTCACGCGCTTACTGAAAAATATTCAATCAGGACATTTGTAAAACCTCTATCTTAAATCAATCAGAGTTAACGATTACAAAATTATGAATTTGTGAAAGAAGgctactatttttttttaataccacaTGAAAAACTTTGcgcaataaaaacaaaaaatataaagcattttttcattattgttttaATAAACTATTAGATTAGGGAATAATACCGTTCATGAATTTTATCAGAAACATAATAAGTAATTATTTTAACTGCATTCTGTTTATTATATCATAAATAGTTGAATTTTTGTAAACacaataaatatttctatttctttttaGTTTAAATATGACATATGCGTACACATATGAATACTGAACATATTGGagtttaaaaattattgaaaaaagacAACATGGTATCAAATATCGGTAAAGAAAATGACAATTTTGATTTAGTATTTCCTACCGGGTCCGAACTAACAGCGATTGCGATGCTTCCGATGTGAATTCAACAACGTTTAAATTTCAACTGCGAACTGTTCTGACCCAGTTTCAATACCTTTAAGAGGATATTCATTTCCTCATACACATATAGATGTTACCACCTCCACATGAAAATTGGTGGATCATTTATTATTGAACAGCAACCTTTTGAACTATGACAATGAGTAGAATAGCACAATGTATCTTCAATAATCAACTATTGAAAAACAGTATAAAAGGAAACagtaatatttaaaatgatAAGAAGCAGTCAAGGTATTATTCAAATTGTGAATGCATATTTTTTCATCGGATAAACGCAACTTTCATTtattaaatgaattttaatattttcaatgtttaaaaattatataaaccgAATTAAGTTAAACATATTTTTAAAGTATTATTTTCTTGATTAAATTGATAACATATAAGTTTTACATTACGTAGATCTATAtctaacataaataataatgtgACTGTTGCAATAATGTTACTTCGGTGCTTTAATTTCTTTACGAGCATAAAAGGTAATTAATTGAACAATGATTGTTCTTCTAAAAAATATGTTTCAGTGTCATTGTAGTTCTTACCTACTTACAGCAACTGACAATAATTATGTTGCATAATACATAATTATTATCATTAGAAATAAAACTTGTGTAGGCTCCCACTATGTTCGtggagccgttttatttagtaaatagaaggTTCAATACTATTTACAAATACTTGAATGTATTTAcaattatatgtatacatatgtgtTAACAGTTTAATTTTCAATGTTCTTGTTTCGATTCTAATTTGTAACGGTTCTTGTAGTGTTCTAAATtgtaaagttttttttttcttttttatttcgttcTCCTGATTCTTCTGCAGTATCCTGGGCTGGAGCCCTATAACCTGCACTTGAAGTGTTTGTTAGTGTCCGTAATATTTATGTAGATGCGTTATTATGGTTTTCCTTGGGTTACAGCTCGAGGAAAAAGTTTCAGAAACCTCTTTACATGTATCATGCGATGAGTGTGGCGCTGTGGATGATTAGTCGATGATTAGTCTGGGAATTTGTGCTGGTTCTACTCCAGAAGGCGGGTAGGCCCGCAGGTGTGTTTGTTTGATGAAACGGGCAAGTTCTGTGGCAAGTTCTAGTGGTTGCCTGTCTCACCAACCACCTATCCACGGAACGACCCGACTTGGCTCCCtaccaattcggctttagagagggacggttCACGCTCGATGCTATCGAGCTGGTCCGTTTCCTGTTTCAGGGGGCcatctcccagggtagggtggttctggcgatattactggatatcgtcaatgcctttaacatcCTGCCCTGAGAGGTGATTATTGGGGCGCTAGACTTTCATCGTGTGCCCTCATACCTGAAGAGAATAGTCGAGTTCTAcctgagcgacaggtggatcggTTGCACCGGCTGGGACGGAATTATAATGCGGAGGGGGGTCATACGCGGTGTTCTGCAGAGGTCGGTTCTAGGACCCCTGCTgtggaacatcgggtacgactcggtactgcgggccACTCTGTCTGTTGACCTAGCGCtagcgtgttatgccgatgacacgctttCTCATGCAACGAAGCAATTGTGTGGTAGCGCCTTTTGTTTAGTGTGATGCGGAGGTATTTGTTTTGTACAATTTGGATTTTGGATATGTGTGTTGTTGCCATACTGGTGCGCTGTACGTAAGGATGGGGCGGATGCAGGTTTTGTAGAGCCGAATTTTTAAGTTTGTTGAAAGTGGACTATTTCGTGCTAGAAGTGGGTATAGTATGCAAAGTACTACGATGCCTTTGCAAGCTCAGTCTTTGGTGTTGTATTGCCATTTTAGTTTGTTGTCGAACCAGATGCCCAAGTATATTACTTTAGTGTACCAGTTAATGGGGTGGTTATTTATTGCGAGAGTGTCGGGTTTGTGGAGTCTTTTGGGAGTGAAGATAGTAGCTTCTGTTTCAGTGGGATTTATTGTCAGTTTCCATGTCGAGGTGAATCGTAGGATATGGTCCTCCTGGAGCCTTAGTGCATGTTGGACGGTGGAATGTTTAGCTCGGAAGCCAAATTGTTCATGTATGATGGTGTTGTTGGAGTGCAGATGTGTGATGACTTGTGAGAGTACTATTTTTTCTAAGATTTTGCCAAGTATGTTCAGTAAGCTGATGGGTCTATAGTTATTTGGATTCAGGCAGGATTTCTTGGGTTTGGGAAAGGGTATGATACGTGCTGTTTTCCAGGCAGCGGGGGAATAGGCTAGAAGATAGGACTGCCTGTAGATATAGTAAAGCTGTAGGATCATTCTGAGAGGCAGGTGTTTGAGTTGGCTGGCTATGATTTTGTCAGGACCCagggatttttattttttaggttCCTGATGTAGCCATGGATAAGTTGGGGGGTGATGAACGATGGGTTTGGTGATGTGGTGTTAGTGCTGGTTAGCATGCTGACCAGCTGTTCCGCATCGCGTTCTGAGGGGGAATTGTTGTGTGGGATATGAGGGAGGTGGAATGCGCTGGCAAGGAGTTCGGTCTTGTCACTATTAGTGTAGGCTGTGGTGTTGCCATCGGTAAGTGGTGGGGTGGTGTGTTTGGTTTGTTTGAGGGTTTTGTAGGTAGTCCAGAACATGTTGGGATTGGCTTCTATTTTGGAGAGTTTGAGGTGCCATGAGGTGTTCTTTAGTTTTCGGATTTTGGATTGTATTTGGTTGGTAAGGGAGTTTCGGAGGTGTCTGTGTAAAGGGTTGGCTGAATTTTGACATTTGCGCCTGTACCTGTTGCGCAGCTTAATGAGATTTAGAAGTTCTGTGTCCATTTTGATCGTTCTATGGTTGGCTTGTGTGGTGGTGGTTGCTCTTTTGTAGTTCTGTTTGATTGTTCTTTGAATCTTGGTGATTTCTCTGTCTATGACGTGAGCAATATTTAGGTGAGGATTAGTGGGGTACCTGTTCCCCTGGGAGCGGTATAGGTGCCAGTCAGTGGTGGAGACGGCGCAGTTGGTAAATTGGGTTTAGTTATTGGTGTGGTGGAGTATAATTGGGAGGTGGTTAGAGGGGAGGTTGTAGATTGTATGACATTCAGAGTAGTGTGACGAATTGGTTAGAAATATGTCTATATTGGATGGTCTAGCATGAGGTTGTTTGTGGAAGTAAGTGTCACTGCTGGTTATGTGATAGGAGTTTTTGGACATGTGGGTGTAAAGTGTTTTGCCATTGCTATTTGTAGTTGTGTTGTTCTAGCTAGGATGCTTGGCATTGAAATCACCCCCGATGATGAATTTTTGGTTGTGTGAGGTTAGGATGTTGAGGTCGTGCCGGGAGATGCGTTTGTCTGGAGGGAAGTAGGTTGCTCCGAGAGTGATTCTTGGGTTGGTGGAGAGTTGAATGAATATGCCCTCTACAGTGTCCAGAAAAGGTTGGGGGATAGTGTCAAATTTGAGGTTTTGGTGGATGATGATGGCTACTCCTCCATGTGGTGTGAGTCGGCCATTCCTGATTCTATTATAGCAGGTTAAGCGGATGAAGTCAGTAGGTTTTAGCCAAGTTTCTGTGATTAGAGCTATTTGGATTTGATGGTGTTCTAGGAAGATTTGGAGCTCTGAGGTTTTGTTTAGAATGCTGGTCGCATTCCAAAGAAGTATTTTTTGAGGTAGGTTAGCCATTGATGAGTTCAGCTGCTTCAAGGAATGCTTGGAACTTTTGAACTTCAGTTTGGCATGTGCTGAGTTTGGTCTATAGGAGATCTAGGGCTGCCGCCATACTGTTGATATCTAGGATATCATTTATGGCTTGCGCCTTAGCAAATAAGTTGGACATGTTGGGTTGGGAGGTTGGTTGTTCAAACGTAAGATTATGTGAGGCAACACTGGCATAGGATCTTCTGGAGGTTGATGTGAGTAGGTTTTGTAGGAAGAGTGGGGGTATTGCTATTGGAAGTATACTGCGAGGAGTATTGCTTGAGATTATTGGAGTTTTATCTGGGAGGATGGGAGTGTTTTGGGGGATGGTGCGTTTTTTAAGGAAGGCTAGTAGGGATGGGCATTGGCTGTAGTTAGCTGAATGCGGGCCCTTGCAGTTGACGCATGTGACTGGAGTTGTGGGAGGTTTGGTGTAGTCCTTTGTTGTGTGTTTGCCGGTGCACTTCAGGCAGTTGTGATTTTTTGTGCAGTTGGTGGAGGAATGTCTTACCTTGTATTGCAGGTATTTGTTGGTCAGTAGGGTATACTTTTTCAGCGGGGCTGCGCTGTGCTTCGGGATCATCTTCGATGTCGAAGATATTCGCCAAGATGGTGTATCGGTTTGGGGTGGGCGTCGCTTCTACGGcgggacgcgtcgattttgcttcTATGGTTTGGGGCTCCTTGCAAGTCTTCCTCTTGCGGGGCTGGACAAACTCATCCTATTGTCCTATGTTTGCCTGCGACGATGTGGCCGCTTGTGATGATTCGATGCTGGTGAATGGCATGGGTGTTGGCGTTACTGTAATTCCTCTTCTGGGGTCAGAGCGAAATAGTTCTTCTCCTATAAGTTGGAGCATTAGGTTCTCCTTCCAATCGCACTGCTTGGCGATGGAGGAATTTTGTTTCATTCGGCCCAGCGGCCAGGGTTGTTATGGTGTTGTACTCCtagcatgcgatgtcctctgttGTTGCGGTTTATGGATCAGACATGTCACTTTCACTGTTGCTTTCGCTACCACGCTCGCTCTAGTTAGCCGTTTGTCCGCACTAAATTAGTCCGTTCGCTACGACGTCCCAAGGTCGAATCGAATGTATCCCCAATCCCCTAACTTGTAAAGTCTTATGCCCCGCGATTTTATACCTATtccaaaataggtggagattcggtgtcgccaatcaaacccctgcccatccctcgtgggccaatcctcagacattcgaaatcccacccactgagggtggtgCAGAGGTGGGTGTCCGTGGTCCCAAAGGGCAGGTATTAGGTACTGCGTACTTAATAGTATGGCAATTTGCTTTGTACCATAAGGTACTTACCAAATTGCTAATCAAGTAATTTAAGACTAATAGTAAAGTAAATGTGGTGTCTGTTAATaaatgttggaattcccaacaaTATTACTATCTTGAAACTTCAATATGTAATAAATCACCCAGTTTTACATTATTTAGAGTTACGCCTATAAACGATCATTGGCGCAACGCGATTATGAATTGAGGCGAAACACCCGCATACCAAATCCCATTTTCACAATTggtaattttttcatttaagaAACTATTTTCTATGATTattaacgaatttcgaattttatctggtttctttCTGCAATCTAAACTTACTCTGTATTGCATCGCTTAATTCGAACGATTTCGAAACAAATTAATCATCGTTACGAATCTACATATTTTGCATTATTCccagaattaaattttaaatgtaaTCAACTAGATTAAAGTATCAAGCATGAGATTCTCGATGAATTGCATATAATATGTGAGCGAGATGATTTTTGCTGAAATCTCAATTTTATCACGTGTCATGTTTTTTAATGATGCGATATTCAGTATTCGAACATGTTAATATAGTCTGCAATTACGGTAAACACTCGGTTTGTtgcattgataattatacgggtcAATAA of Colletes latitarsis isolate SP2378_abdomen chromosome 3, iyColLati1, whole genome shotgun sequence contains these proteins:
- the LOC143340189 gene encoding fatty acyl-CoA reductase wat-like isoform X2, whose product is MTTKGSDAYLYEMLDLSESSNLKKQQSEIAKFFAYTNVLVTGGTGFLGKLLIEKILRSCPDVATIYMIVRPKKGKTSQERFKENFNGFEFSRLRREQPNFLNKVIMLEGDAAQQDFGLSPESKQILMNTNIIFHAAATVRFHETFRVAMNTNVKSTKYMLLFAKELPNLKAFVHVSTAYSHCMLKSIDEIHYKVPTDGDKILTLLDVLDDDKLEKITPVILDKWPNTYVFSKALGESIVLKYSDNLPVCIVRPSIMISTSEEPLSGWTNNLYGATGVVMGGSLGLMHTLYCVAENIADIIPADCVISNVICAAWDIANRKSSIKSNESNISDEERIPIYNSVSSCQNPISWKEFMKWNEKYGFEIPSVKVLWYYMFIMTRYFVVYQLCRFFLHIVPAAIVDMFAYLKGQKPQLLHAYKKIHKFSNVIHYFSTREWHFRNENVMKLWEKLNSVDQETFKFNVACFTWQDYVYYHVIYSTLLTNNISFPITSMDICTFHNFCLVVLSFGILTISVNSILILCSK
- the LOC143340189 gene encoding fatty acyl-CoA reductase wat-like isoform X1, producing MTTKGSDAYLYEMLDLSESSNLKKQQSEIAKFFAYTNVLVTGGTGFLGKLLIEKILRSCPDVATIYMIVRPKKGKTSQERFKENFNGFEFSRLRREQPNFLNKVIMLEGDAAQQDFGLSPESKQILMNTNIIFHAAATVRFHETFRVAMNTNVKSTKYMLLFAKELPNLKAFVHVSTAYSHCMLKSIDEIHYKVPTDGDKILTLLDVLDDDKLEKITPVILDKWPNTYVFSKALGESIVLKYSDNLPVCIVRPSIMISTSEEPLSGWTNNLYGATGVVMGGSLGLMHTLYCVAENIADIIPADCVISNVICAAWDIANRKSSIKSNESNISDEERIPIYNSVSSCQNPISWKEFMKWNEKYGFEIPSVKVLWYYMFIMTRYFVVYQLCRFFLHIVPAAIVDMFAYLKGQKPQLLHAYKKIHKFSNVIHYFSTREWHFRNENVMKLWEKLNSVDQETFKFNVACFTWQDYVYYHVRGIRLYLLNDPMETVDDAVKKYIKLFIAHYSLIILVSLLLLWTSVRFITFAWSFCPLAY
- the LOC143340189 gene encoding fatty acyl-CoA reductase 2-like isoform X3, whose translation is MTTKGSDAYLYEMLDLSESSNLKKQQSEIAKFFAYTNVLVTGGTGFLGKLLIEKILRSCPDVATIYMIVRPKKGKTSQERFKENFNGFEFSRLRREQPNFLNKVIMLEGDAAQQDFGLSPESKQILMNTNIIFHAAATVRFHETFRVAMNTNVKSTKYMLLFAKELPNLKAFVHVSTAYSHCMLKSIDEIHYKVPTDGDKILTLLDVLDDDKLEKITPVILDKWPNTYVFSKALGESIVLKYSDNLPVCIVRPSIMISTSEEPLSGWTNNLYGATGVVMGGSLGLMHTLYCVAENIADIIPADCVISNVICAAWDIANSMN